A genome region from Ralstonia solanacearum K60 includes the following:
- the rarD gene encoding EamA family transporter RarD — protein MSAHARRGVIFALLAYTMWGLFPLYFKLLKRVTPLEILSHRVIWSLAVMVGVLAVKRHWAWLWALRREPRVVARHLASTTMLALNWCTYIWAVNHDHVIDASLGYFINPLVVVMLALLVLGERLRPGQWLALALAAAGVAWLTWQAGHLPWIALALAMTFGLYGLLRKTSPLGALEGLTLETLLLFPATLAYLGWLAAQQQNAFLAAPPGIRLLLVLAGPLTAVPLLLFGAGARRIPLSLLGLLQYVSPTLQLLLGVWLYNEPFAGPKVFGYVLIWCGLAVYSAEGWMRLRRRAPAAA, from the coding sequence GTGTCGGCCCATGCCCGCAGAGGCGTTATCTTTGCCCTCCTGGCCTACACGATGTGGGGCCTGTTTCCGCTGTACTTCAAGCTGCTGAAGCGCGTCACGCCGTTGGAGATCCTGTCGCACCGGGTGATCTGGTCGCTGGCGGTGATGGTGGGGGTGCTGGCTGTCAAGCGGCACTGGGCGTGGCTGTGGGCGCTGCGCCGCGAGCCGCGCGTGGTGGCGCGGCACCTGGCCAGCACCACCATGCTGGCGCTCAACTGGTGCACCTACATCTGGGCGGTCAACCACGATCACGTGATCGACGCGAGCCTGGGCTATTTCATCAATCCGCTGGTGGTGGTGATGCTGGCGCTACTGGTGCTGGGCGAACGGCTGCGGCCGGGGCAGTGGCTGGCGTTGGCGCTGGCCGCGGCCGGGGTGGCCTGGCTGACCTGGCAGGCCGGGCACCTGCCGTGGATCGCACTGGCGTTGGCGATGACCTTCGGGTTGTACGGCCTGCTGCGCAAGACCTCGCCGCTGGGCGCACTGGAGGGGCTGACGCTGGAGACGCTGCTGCTGTTTCCGGCCACGCTGGCCTACCTGGGCTGGCTGGCCGCGCAGCAGCAGAACGCCTTCCTGGCCGCGCCGCCGGGCATCCGGCTGTTGCTGGTGCTGGCCGGTCCGCTGACCGCCGTGCCGCTGCTGCTGTTCGGGGCCGGGGCGCGGCGCATTCCGCTGTCGCTGCTCGGTCTGCTGCAATACGTCAGCCCGACGCTGCAGCTGCTGCTGGGCGTGTGGCTGTACAACGAGCCGTTCGCCGGACCGAAGGTGTTCGGCTACGTGCTGATCTGGTGCGGCCTTGCGGTGTATTCGGCCGAAGGATGGATGCGGCTGCGGCGGCGTGCGCCGGCGGCGGCATAG
- a CDS encoding AzlD domain-containing protein, whose amino-acid sequence MSTLEIWLTIFGMTLVTVVTRALFLMVGDRITLPMRAQHALRFAPAAALVAIVLPDLLWYHGGFDASWTNPRLMAGVAATAFYVATRRMLSMILVGMAVYTVLRLWG is encoded by the coding sequence GTGAGCACGCTCGAAATCTGGCTGACCATCTTCGGCATGACCCTCGTGACCGTCGTCACGCGCGCCCTGTTCCTGATGGTGGGCGACCGCATCACACTGCCGATGCGCGCGCAGCACGCGCTGCGCTTCGCGCCGGCCGCCGCGCTGGTGGCCATCGTGCTGCCCGATCTGCTGTGGTACCACGGCGGCTTCGACGCGAGCTGGACCAACCCGCGCCTGATGGCGGGTGTCGCCGCCACCGCGTTCTATGTGGCGACGCGGCGGATGCTGAGCATGATCCTGGTCGGCATGGCTGTTTATACCGTGCTGCGTCTCTGGGGATAA
- a CDS encoding AzlC family ABC transporter permease: MALVRWGAALQRRWQAIDPAERAGFVAGARSYVRSVPPVFTWGLVTGVAMSKSVLTLPQAIGMSLLVYAGSSQLAVLPLVAAGLPVWTVLLTAFIVNVRFIIFSAGLMQHFGHLPFGRRVMLGFINGDLPFVLFTQRFPGAGPERGKEGYFWGMTLSNWAVWQVSSVLGIVGASLFPDAWGLALAGTLALIPVMVSTIRSRATLMAVAVAALLALVAFKLPYRLSLVIAVVGAMAAGLAGDEAAARLQWQRRRALPAQSEPKEGP; encoded by the coding sequence ATGGCGCTAGTCCGCTGGGGCGCGGCGCTGCAGCGCCGGTGGCAGGCCATCGACCCGGCGGAGCGCGCCGGTTTCGTCGCCGGTGCCCGCTCCTATGTTCGCTCGGTGCCGCCCGTGTTCACCTGGGGGCTGGTGACCGGCGTGGCGATGAGCAAGTCGGTCCTGACCCTCCCGCAGGCGATCGGTATGTCGCTGCTGGTCTATGCCGGCTCGTCCCAACTGGCCGTGCTGCCGTTGGTGGCCGCCGGCCTGCCGGTCTGGACCGTGCTGCTGACCGCGTTCATCGTCAATGTGCGTTTCATCATCTTCAGCGCGGGGCTGATGCAGCATTTCGGCCATCTGCCGTTCGGGCGGCGGGTCATGCTCGGTTTCATCAATGGCGACCTGCCGTTCGTGCTGTTTACGCAGCGCTTTCCCGGGGCCGGCCCGGAACGTGGCAAGGAGGGCTATTTCTGGGGCATGACGCTGTCCAACTGGGCCGTGTGGCAGGTGTCGTCCGTGCTGGGCATCGTTGGCGCGAGCCTGTTTCCGGATGCGTGGGGGCTGGCGCTGGCCGGCACGCTGGCGCTGATTCCGGTGATGGTATCGACCATCCGCTCGCGCGCCACGCTGATGGCCGTGGCGGTCGCCGCGCTGCTGGCGCTGGTCGCCTTCAAGCTGCCGTACCGGCTGAGCCTGGTGATCGCCGTGGTGGGCGCAATGGCGGCCGGCCTGGCCGGCGACGAAGCCGCGGCCCGCCTGCAATGGCAGCGCCGCCGCGCGCTGCCGGCGCAGTCCGAACCGAAGGAGGGGCCGTGA